The following coding sequences lie in one Manis pentadactyla isolate mManPen7 chromosome 19, mManPen7.hap1, whole genome shotgun sequence genomic window:
- the VANGL2 gene encoding vang-like protein 2, whose translation MDTESQYSGYSYKSGHSRSSRKHRDRRDRHRSKSRDGSRGDKSVTIQAPGEPLLDNESTRGDERDDNWGETTTVVTGTSEHSISHDDLTRIAKDMEDSVPLDCSRHLGVAAGATLALLSFLTPLAFLLLPPLLWREELEPCGTACEGLFISVAFKLLILLLGSWALFFRRPKASLPRVFVLRALLMVLVFLLVVSYWLFYGVRILDARERSYQGVVQFAVSLVDALLFVHYLAVVLLELRQLQPQFTLKVVRSTDGASRFYNVGHLSIQRVAVWILEKYYHDFPVYNPALLNLPKSVLAKKVSGFKVYSLGEENSTNNSAGQSRAVIAAAARRRDNGHNEYYYEEAEHERRVRKRRARLVVAVEEAFTHIKRLQEEEQKNPREVMDPREAAQAIFASMARAMQKYLRTTKQQPYHTMESILQHLEFCITHDMTPKAFLERYLAAGPTIQYHKERWLAKQWTLVSEEPVTNGLKDGIVFLLKRQDFSLVVSTKKVPFFKLSEEFVDPKSHKFVMRLQSETSV comes from the exons ATGGACACCGAGTCCCAGTACTCGGGCTATTCCTACAAGTCGGGCCACTCCCGCAGCTCCCGCAAGCACAG GGACCGCCGGGACCGACACCGCTCTAAGAGCCGGGACGGGAGCCGTGGGGACAAGTCAGTGACAATCCAGGCTCCGGGAGAGCCCCTGCTGGACAACGAGTCCACGCGAGGGGATGAGCGG GATGACAACTGGGGGGAGACCACAACGGTGGTGACGGGCACCTCGGAGCACAGCATCTCCCACGATGACCTCACGCGCATCGCCAAGGACATGGAGGACAGTGTCCCGCTGGACTGCTCCCGTCACCTGGGTGTGGCGGCAGGGGCCACGCTGGCACTGCTCTCTTTCCTCACGCCGCTGGCTTTCCTGCTGCTGCCCCCGCTGCTGTGGCGGGAGGAGCTGGAGCCGTGTGGGACGGCCTGCGAGGGCCTCTTCATCTCCGTGGCCTTCAAGCTGCTCATCCTGCTGCTGGGCAGCTGGGCCCTGTTCTTCCGCCGGCCCAAGGCCTCACTGCCCCGCGTCTTTGTGCTGCGCGCCCTGCTCATGGTGCTCGTCTTCCTGCTCGTCGTCTCCTACTGGCTCTTCTATGGGGTGCGCATCCTGGACGCCCGCGAGCGCAGCTACCAGGGCGTGGTGCAGTTCGCCGTGTCGCTGGTGGACGCTCTGCTCTTCGTGCACTACCTGGCCGTGGTCCTGCTGGAGCTGCGCCAGCTGCAGCCACAGTTCACACTCAAGGTCGTGCGCTCCACTGACGGGGCCAGCCGCTTCTACAACGTGGGCCATCTCAG CATTCAGCGCGTGGCCGTGTGGATCCTGGAGAAGTATTACCAtgacttccctgtctacaacccTGCCCTCCTCAACCTGCCCAAGTCCGTCCTGGCCAAGAAAGTGTCTGGCTTCAAGGTGTATTCCCTCGGAGAGG AAAACAGCACCAATAACTCCGCGGGCCAGTCCCGGGCGGTGATCGCAGCTGCGGCGCGGCGGCGGGACAACGGGCACAACGAGTACTACTACGAGGAGGCGGAGCACGAGCGGCGGGTGCGCAAGCGGAGGGCCAG GCTTGTGGTCGCGGTGGAGGAGGCCTTCACTCACATTAAGCGGCTACAGGAAGAGGAGCAGAAGAATCCCAGGGAGGTGATGGACCCCCGGGAAGCAGCCCAGGCCATTTTCGCGTCCATGGCCCGTGCCATGCAGAAGTACCTTCGGACCACTAAGCAGCAGCCTTACCACACCATGGAGAGCATCCTGCAGCACCTTGAATTCTGCATCACGCACGACATGACACCCAAG GCCTTCCTGGAGCGGTACCTGGCGGCTGGACCCACTATCCAGTACCACAAGGAGCGCTGGCTGGCCAAGCAGTGGACACTGGTGAGCGAGGAGCCGGTGACCAATGGGCTCAAGGATGGCATCGTTTTCCTCTTAAAACGCCAGGACTTCAGCCTGGTGGTCAGCACCAAGAAGGTCCCATTCTTCAAACTCTCCGAGGAATTTGTGGATCCCAAGTCACACAAGTTTGTCATGAGGCTGCAGTCTGAGACCTCGGTGTGA